A section of the Methanocellales archaeon genome encodes:
- the rpiA gene encoding ribose-5-phosphate isomerase RpiA — MANKEKEAAGKSAVELVQDGMVVGLGTGSTIKYVIRHLGKKVKEGLDVLGIPTSHQTELLSIQAGIPLTTLWAHPVVDIAIDGADQVDSMLNCVKGQGAAHTREKIMASSASRFIVIVDESKMVGVLNCPVPLEVLPYALRLVELQVTKFGGVPRLRAARKKDGPVITDNGNFVLDVDFGEIIAPKELEEHLSNIIGVIGHGIFTNVDEVHVGRKEGVKVLKKS, encoded by the coding sequence ATGGCAAATAAAGAGAAAGAAGCAGCAGGCAAATCTGCAGTAGAATTAGTCCAAGATGGGATGGTAGTTGGGCTAGGCACGGGCTCGACGATCAAATATGTGATCAGACATCTGGGTAAGAAAGTCAAAGAGGGCTTGGATGTCCTTGGAATCCCCACGTCTCACCAGACAGAGTTGCTTTCGATTCAAGCAGGAATACCGCTTACGACATTATGGGCGCATCCAGTTGTGGATATTGCGATAGATGGGGCAGACCAAGTTGATTCGATGCTGAACTGCGTCAAAGGTCAGGGAGCTGCACATACACGTGAAAAGATCATGGCATCTTCCGCAAGTAGATTTATTGTCATAGTGGACGAGAGCAAAATGGTGGGTGTACTGAACTGTCCAGTTCCGTTGGAGGTCCTGCCCTATGCTCTACGACTCGTGGAACTGCAAGTGACAAAGTTTGGGGGCGTTCCTAGGCTGAGGGCAGCTCGTAAAAAGGATGGGCCGGTGATAACAGACAATGGTAATTTTGTGTTAGATGTGGACTTTGGTGAGATAATAGCTCCCAAAGAGCTTGAGGAGCACCTATCAAACATCATTGGAGTAATCGGGCATGGTATTTTCACAAACGTGGATGAGGTACACGTCGGGAGAAAGGAGGGGGTGAAAGTCTTAAAAAAGTCATGA
- a CDS encoding ArsR family transcriptional regulator, which produces MKKLAVSVLDDTDEESVGILMDLGLKRNVARTLMYLANADDVTSRSIELGANLRQPEVSIAMRKLKEENWVVVRDIKREGKGRPLKSYKLAVPIEDIITRLEEMKRQQAEKDLENIKKLRKLSHLS; this is translated from the coding sequence ATGAAAAAATTAGCAGTATCAGTATTGGATGATACAGACGAAGAGTCTGTAGGAATATTGATGGACCTAGGGCTTAAGAGGAACGTTGCCAGGACACTTATGTATCTGGCTAACGCAGATGATGTTACCTCTAGAAGCATAGAACTCGGAGCGAATCTAAGACAACCTGAGGTGAGCATCGCTATGCGGAAATTAAAAGAGGAAAACTGGGTTGTTGTACGAGATATCAAGAGAGAGGGCAAAGGCAGACCGTTAAAGAGCTACAAATTAGCTGTTCCCATCGAAGATATCATCACCCGTCTCGAGGAAATGAAACGGCAACAGGCAGAAAAGGATCTTGAAAACATAAAAAAACTACGTAAGTTAAGTCACCTATCATGA
- a CDS encoding bifunctional 5,6,7,8-tetrahydromethanopterin hydro-lyase/3-hexulose-6-phosphate synthase, with protein sequence MYLLGEALIGEEPEIAHIDLVIGDKNGPVGMAFVNAMSHMSAGHTPLLAVIRPNLPTKPSTLVVPKVTVQNLEQAAQVFGPAQTAVAKAVADAVEEGLIPKDKAEELVLIVSVFIHPKAEDYGKIYRYNYGATKLAIQRAMEGFPSVDKIIYEKDRSIHPIMGFKIVKLWDPPYLQVALDIPSIESTKKVLEELPESDHLILEAGTPLIKRYGLDIIQKMREIRRDAFIVADLKTLDVGNLEARMAADATADALVVSGLAPPATIEKVITEARKTGICSVIDMLNVGDPKGLLERLTVMPDVVELHRAIDVESKEIKHAWSDIKGIKLLSDKMLVAVAGGIVADNAKEAIKSGADILIVGRAITKAKDIEGMARRFLELMKEEIDQFRVMTDF encoded by the coding sequence TTGTATTTATTGGGCGAAGCATTGATCGGTGAAGAACCAGAGATCGCGCACATTGATTTGGTCATCGGAGACAAAAACGGGCCTGTAGGGATGGCATTTGTCAACGCGATGTCTCATATGTCTGCTGGGCACACTCCGCTCTTAGCAGTCATCAGACCAAATCTACCAACTAAGCCATCCACGTTGGTCGTTCCGAAGGTCACCGTGCAAAATCTAGAGCAGGCTGCGCAAGTTTTCGGACCTGCACAGACGGCCGTTGCAAAGGCTGTGGCAGATGCGGTGGAAGAGGGTTTGATTCCTAAAGATAAAGCAGAGGAGTTAGTCCTAATAGTGAGCGTTTTTATCCATCCAAAGGCAGAGGATTATGGTAAGATTTACCGCTATAACTATGGGGCGACAAAACTAGCAATACAGCGAGCTATGGAAGGATTTCCTTCGGTGGATAAAATAATATATGAAAAAGATCGATCTATTCATCCGATCATGGGTTTCAAGATTGTGAAATTGTGGGATCCACCCTATCTGCAGGTCGCGTTGGATATACCGAGCATAGAGTCAACTAAAAAGGTGCTCGAAGAGTTACCAGAGAGCGACCACCTGATCCTAGAGGCAGGTACGCCACTGATAAAAAGATATGGCCTAGATATAATTCAAAAGATGAGAGAAATTCGAAGGGACGCGTTCATCGTTGCAGACCTTAAGACGCTGGACGTCGGTAACCTAGAGGCTAGAATGGCGGCAGACGCCACCGCTGATGCGCTCGTCGTATCTGGATTGGCGCCTCCTGCGACCATTGAAAAAGTGATAACAGAAGCCAGAAAAACCGGGATTTGCTCTGTCATAGACATGCTAAACGTTGGAGATCCCAAGGGCTTACTGGAGCGATTAACCGTTATGCCGGATGTAGTTGAGCTACATAGGGCGATAGATGTAGAATCCAAGGAAATAAAGCATGCGTGGAGTGATATTAAAGGGATTAAACTTCTTTCGGATAAGATGTTGGTGGCAGTAGCAGGCGGTATCGTGGCCGACAACGCTAAAGAAGCGATCAAATCAGGTGCAGATATCCTCATCGTTGGCAGGGCTATCACCAAGGCAAAAGACATCGAGGGCATGGCAAGGCGTTTCCTTGAGCTGATGAAGGAAGAAATCGATCAGTTTAGAGTGATGACTGATTTCTGA
- the tpiA gene encoding triose-phosphate isomerase, translating to MKTPIILINFKTYLESTGKNALKIAKLVKEFRDKSGAEIIVAPQFVDICTIARMGIPVFAQHIDAIVPGGHTGYVLAESIKEAGAIGTLINHSERQLKLADIDAAIKVAKTAGLITVVCANNLTTTSAVVALKPDFIAIEPPELIGTGIPVSKANPEVVAGAVRIVQQMDPAVRVLCGAGISKGEDVATALKLGTEGVLLASGVIKAKDPKKVLEELAKGILI from the coding sequence ATGAAAACCCCCATAATCCTCATAAATTTTAAAACCTATCTTGAGAGCACTGGCAAAAATGCTTTAAAAATCGCCAAATTGGTCAAAGAGTTCAGGGACAAGTCTGGTGCAGAGATAATCGTAGCGCCCCAGTTCGTGGACATTTGCACGATTGCAAGAATGGGAATTCCAGTTTTTGCGCAGCACATCGATGCTATCGTTCCGGGCGGTCATACTGGCTACGTTCTAGCAGAGTCAATAAAAGAAGCGGGAGCGATTGGGACGCTCATCAACCACTCTGAAAGGCAATTAAAATTGGCAGACATAGACGCCGCGATAAAAGTGGCAAAAACAGCAGGGCTCATAACGGTCGTATGTGCTAATAATCTTACAACCACGTCTGCTGTGGTGGCTCTCAAACCAGACTTCATAGCCATAGAGCCGCCTGAGCTGATCGGAACCGGAATTCCTGTTTCCAAAGCAAACCCAGAGGTGGTTGCAGGAGCTGTTAGAATAGTTCAGCAAATGGACCCTGCGGTGCGAGTGCTTTGTGGGGCAGGTATCTCAAAAGGTGAGGACGTTGCAACTGCTCTGAAACTTGGCACAGAAGGCGTATTGCTCGCATCTGGTGTTATAAAAGCTAAGGATCCAAAAAAAGTTCTCGAAGAATTGGCTAAGGGGATTCTGATCTAG